The genome window TCAGGACCGCGAAGGGCGAGCCGTAATCGACCGTCCCGGTGCCATTATCCCAATAGAGTCGGTATTCGACGGCATCCCCCGAGGAGGCGGGCTCCCAGAGCAGCCCGATGCGGCGGCCCGAGAGGCTCTCGGCGCTCAAGCTCCCGGGAGCCAGCGGCGTGGAGCCCGCGGTGACGAACTGGAGGGCGTCAGTGGCCGTCGCCTCCCCCGCGATGTTCCGGTAGCGGACCCGGTACTGGTAGGTCGAGCACGCCTGCAGGCCCGTGTCCAGATGCGTGGTCGCCGCGGCACTCAGGCGTTCCGAGTAGACGGCGCTGTCGGTCGAGCGCTCCAGCTGCGCGAGCGTCCAGGCGGGATTCGAGTTCCAAGACCAGTGCAGCGCGGCGCTCGTGATGAAGAGCGTCGCAGCGATCCCCGTCGGCGGAGCCGCCAGCGTCCACGCCGTCGCCGAAGGAGAGAGCGGCCCTGCGCCGCTGACGTTGCATCCGCGCAGAACGAAGCCGTAGGTCGCGTTCGGCAGCAGCCCCTGCTGGATGTACGGCGGCGCCGCGACGTTCGCGAGGAGGATACCCGAACTCGCCTGGAAGACCTCGTAGCCGGTCGCGCCTGGCAGCAGCGACCAGGTCCAACTGATGGAGGAGATCCCGAGCACTGCCGCGGTCGGCGTGCCGGCCTGCGAAGGCGGCACGGGCAGGGTGCACGTCGAGCCCAAGGGAGCATAGGGCCCTCCCGCCGTGAGGGCGAGCCGCGCATAATAGGTCGTCTGCGACTGAAGTCCCGCGAACGAGACGCGCGAATCGTAGGAGCCGGTGGAGGCCTGTAGAGCCCCGAAGTCGGCCGCGGTGGAGAGCTGGACAAGGAACTCGGTGCCGGAGCGTACGGTCGCGCCCCAGCGCACGACGAGGCTCCCGCTCGAGACGTCGGTGAAGCCCGCCGCAGCGACCGTGCCGCCGGAGAAATCCACTGCAGGCAGGCGCACGAGCTTCGCGTCCGAGAGGAAGGCCCCCGCGTGCACGCGCAGCTGGTAGTAGCCGGGCGGGACGCCGGCGGGGATGCGGAAGCTCAGGTCGCCGGAGGACCAGCTCGCCTCGAAGACGGTGCTGCTCAGGTCGACGACGCGCGGGGAGGCGAGCGTGGCGCCCCAGTCTCCGGCCTGCATGGCCCGCAGGGTGACCCGCGGCGGCTCGACGCCCTGCCAGGACCGCCCCGTGAAGGTGCTCCCATAGACCGTGTTGCGTCCCGTCGTGGAGACGACCACGGGATAGGAGGAGCTGCCGTTGACGGAGGCGATGACGGGCCGGAAGGCGGGGACGAGGCGCTGGTCGTACTCGGAGAAGAAGGCCTTCTCGGCGCTCGCGAGCGGACCGACGAAATCCGAGCCCCCGACGAGGAGGACTCCCCCGTCGGGCAGCGCGACCATCGACTGCCCGTTGCGCGCGGCGAGCAGGGTCGGACCGACCGCCCAGGCGTTCTTCACGGGGTCATAGACCGCGGAGGTCGGGTGGGTCTGTCCGGCGTTGTAGCCGCCCGAGACGAGGACTTTCCCGCTCGGCAGCAGGGCCGCGGTATGCGCGATGCGGGTGACGCCCAGCGCGGCCGCGGCGGACCAGGTCCCCGCGGCGGGGTCGTAGAGCTCCGCGCTCTGCAGGTAGGTCGCCGGCGTCTGATAGCCGCCGGTCACGAGCACCTTGCCGTTGAAGAGGAGCGTCGCGGTGTGGTCGTAGCGCGGCGTCGCCATGGAGCCCGTCACGGTCCAGGTCCCGGTGACCGGGTCGTAGAGCTCGCAGGAGGAGAGCGAGGCGGTGTTCCGTCCGCCGACGGCAAGGACCTTGCCGTCGGGGAGGATGGTCAGGCTGTGGCGATAGCGCTTGACGCTCATGCCGCCGGTCGGCGACCAGGTCCCCGCGGCGGGATCGTAGAGCTCCGATGCGCTGAACGAGTCTGTGATGTTCGCGCCTCCCGCCGCCAGGACCTTGTCGTTGGGGAGCAGGACCATCGGGAAGTTGTAGCGGGCGGCCCCCATGTCCCCGGTCGGCGTCCAGTTCCCGGAGACCGGGTCGTAGATCTCGGACTTGCTCGTCACGGTGTCGGGACCGGTCTGGTCCTGACCGGCGGCCATAAGAACGCGCCCGTCGGAGAGCAGCGCGCTGCCCGGCGACATGCGCGGGGTCGCCATCGGGTTGGCGAGCGACCAGCTGTTGAGGGCCGGGTCGTAGAGCTCCGCGACGTCCTTGACGACCGCGCCCGACTGCCCGCCGACCGCGAGGACCTTCCCGTTCGGAAGGGGCACGGTCGTGACGGCGGTGCGGACGCCCGACATCGCGCCGGCGCTCGTCCAGACGCCGACGTTGGGGTCGAAGAGGTCCAGACTCGCGGAGTAGGCGGGGGCGAGGCTCGCTCCCCCCGCCACGAGCACCTTCCCGTTGAGGAGGACCACCATCTCCTGGGCGAGGCGGCCCGAGGACATCGAGCCGCCGGAGCTCCAGGTGCCGGAGGAGGGGTTGAAGATCTCGGCGCTCGCATGCGCGGTGCCGGCGTTGTAGCCGCCGTTGACGAGCACGCGGCCGTCGGGCAGGAGGACGCCGGCGAAAAGCATGCGGGTCGTCGTCAGGGAGCCCGTCGTCGTCCAGACCCCGGTGGAGGGGTCGTAGATCTCGGCGGAGCTCAGATAGAGCGAGCCGGTGCTGTAGCCGCCCGCGGTGAGGACCTTGCCGCTCGCCATGAGGACGGCGACATGCTCGTAGCGTCCGACATTGAGAGAGCCGGTCAGCGTCCAGCTGTTGAGCGCCGGGTCGTAGAGCTCGCAGGTCGCCGTCGAGGAGGAGGTCGTGCTGCCGCCGGCGACGAGCACCTTGCCGCTGGGGAGCAGAGCGGCGGCGTGGACCTGCCGGGCGTAGACCATGCTCCCGGCCGAGGACCAGCCGTTGCTGCCCGGGTCGAAGAGCTCGGCGCTCATGAGCGCGGTCCCCGCCCCGTTCAAGCCGCCGCTGATGAGGACGCGGCCGTCGGGAAGCACGGTCGCCCGGTGGAGCTGGCGCGCGGTCGCGAGCGGGGGCCCCGCCGACCAGAGTCCGGTCGCCGGGTCGTAGAGCTCGACGCTGGCGACCGGCACGTCCCCCGTCGTCGCGCCGCCGGCGACGAGGACGCGCCCGTCGCGCAGGAGGGTGGCCGTATGGCGCCAGCGGCCCGTCGTCAGGGCGCCGGCGCTCGTGACCGTGTTGCGGACCGGGTCGTAGATCTCCGTGCTGGAGACCGTCCCGGCGTTCTTGCCGCCCGTGAGGAGGACCCGGCCATCGGGCAGCATCGCCGCGGCGAAGGTCTCGCGGGCCTCGGCCATCGAGGGAGCGGTCGTCCAGCTGGCGGCAGACGCGGGGAGGGCCTCAGCGAGGAGGCAGGCGATGAGGACGGCGAAGAGCGGGATTCGGCGCATGGGACGGGTGCCCCCATTTTATAGCGCCTAAAAGCAATGCTGTCAATACATTCAAAATCAGCACTTATAAACAGCGTTTATATATCAATAGAGCGCCAGGCAGCGCTCGGCGACGGCGTCCATGGAGAAGCGCTCCTCGGCCGTGCGCCGCGCCTCGGCGCCGAGCTTCGCGGCCAAGGCGGGGTCGCGCAGGAGCCGCTCGATCTGGGCGCGCTCCTCGGCGGAGCGCATGGGGTCGAAGAGCAGGCCGGAGCGGCCCTCCTCGACGGCCTCG of Elusimicrobiota bacterium contains these proteins:
- a CDS encoding kelch repeat-containing protein — protein: MRRIPLFAVLIACLLAEALPASAASWTTAPSMAEARETFAAAMLPDGRVLLTGGKNAGTVSSTEIYDPVRNTVTSAGALTTGRWRHTATLLRDGRVLVAGGATTGDVPVASVELYDPATGLWSAGPPLATARQLHRATVLPDGRVLISGGLNGAGTALMSAELFDPGSNGWSSAGSMVYARQVHAAALLPSGKVLVAGGSTTSSSTATCELYDPALNSWTLTGSLNVGRYEHVAVLMASGKVLTAGGYSTGSLYLSSAEIYDPSTGVWTTTGSLTTTRMLFAGVLLPDGRVLVNGGYNAGTAHASAEIFNPSSGTWSSGGSMSSGRLAQEMVVLLNGKVLVAGGASLAPAYSASLDLFDPNVGVWTSAGAMSGVRTAVTTVPLPNGKVLAVGGQSGAVVKDVAELYDPALNSWSLANPMATPRMSPGSALLSDGRVLMAAGQDQTGPDTVTSKSEIYDPVSGNWTPTGDMGAARYNFPMVLLPNDKVLAAGGANITDSFSASELYDPAAGTWSPTGGMSVKRYRHSLTILPDGKVLAVGGRNTASLSSCELYDPVTGTWTVTGSMATPRYDHTATLLFNGKVLVTGGYQTPATYLQSAELYDPAAGTWSAAAALGVTRIAHTAALLPSGKVLVSGGYNAGQTHPTSAVYDPVKNAWAVGPTLLAARNGQSMVALPDGGVLLVGGSDFVGPLASAEKAFFSEYDQRLVPAFRPVIASVNGSSSYPVVVSTTGRNTVYGSTFTGRSWQGVEPPRVTLRAMQAGDWGATLASPRVVDLSSTVFEASWSSGDLSFRIPAGVPPGYYQLRVHAGAFLSDAKLVRLPAVDFSGGTVAAAGFTDVSSGSLVVRWGATVRSGTEFLVQLSTAADFGALQASTGSYDSRVSFAGLQSQTTYYARLALTAGGPYAPLGSTCTLPVPPSQAGTPTAAVLGISSISWTWSLLPGATGYEVFQASSGILLANVAAPPYIQQGLLPNATYGFVLRGCNVSGAGPLSPSATAWTLAAPPTGIAATLFITSAALHWSWNSNPAWTLAQLERSTDSAVYSERLSAAATTHLDTGLQACSTYQYRVRYRNIAGEATATDALQFVTAGSTPLAPGSLSAESLSGRRIGLLWEPASSGDAVEYRLYWDNGTGTVDYGSPFAVLSSTVTSFTTGALVDGTVYRFGLRAYNRCALEDSNTRVAAQAVAMESLTGVKAAIKVPQSGKRIKGNRVTVMAELTLGSEGQTKQVLFQYRAAGGVAWTDIVAANANHPNPDLEAPYFVHWDVTGLAAGDYELRAQATDVYSAVDAAPAIITISVTNAPVDFDISETSQGGGKVKKEQVVYQSVANTVQAADEGSAQTTKVLIPADALSASTVAVAVTNNPSALPILPTGIESAGASVEITLSNGQSQLSSGKTATVTLSYKDDNDDGIVDGTSCRADRLVVYAHDTAGGEWRKEGAASVDRTAKTVSAPTPHFSFFALVVPTSSDLSALRIYPSPFRPNNDSTDDGVPYDPSNANSGIIFENLPNSSKIRVYTVTGQLVAHFDAGTSGKVQWDASNDEGGQVASGVYLAVVSAPGQKEVVRKIAIIR